Below is a window of Leucobacter chromiiresistens DNA.
TCTGGACGGTCAACGACGCCGACCGCATGCGCGAGCTGACCGCGATGGGCGTCGACGGCGTCGTCACCGACCGCACCGATCTCGCGCTCGCGACGCTGCGGCCCTAGCCCGGTGGCGGGCCGGGCGCGGCCTTCGTGGCATCATCGACGGGTGAAAGATCCACTGGCGAGGCCCGACCTCGACTTCGTGCTCGGCTGCGCTCGAGACGATGCCGCAGCCGGGCGTCTCGCGCTCTGGGGCGCATCGACCGTGATCGACGAGCACACGGGTGTGGCGTCGTTCGACCGGCAGACCTTCGATGCACTCCACGAGGCGGCCGGGGTCGCGGCCGAGTTCCCGGTCGGCAACGCGGGCCTGATCCACGTGTACGGGTACTGGTTCTCGAAGGTGCCGACGCCGTTCGGGTTCAAGCGCGATCGCTGGCAGCAGGGCGATCTGGCGCGCGCGCTCGGCCGCCCGGCCGACGCGTTCCACCTCAGTCGCGGTGCGGACGCCGGGGGCCCCGACTCGACGCCGCTGCAGCGCGTCACCGACGCCGCCCTCCCGCACCTGCGCCGCCCACCGCAGCAGGCTCGGATGGGGGAGGCCGTCCTGCGCGGAAGCGGCGCGGACGCGGCGCGGCGCAGCCGAGTGGTGCTCGTGCAGCGCGGCGATCGCGATGCCGCACCGGCGCTGGTGTACGGCATCGCTCCTGCCGAGCGGGCGGAGACCACCGCGCCCCTGCAGCTCATCACGGCGTTCCCCTTCGCGGGAGACGCCGATGCCCTGCTCGCCGATTTCGAGGCGCATCCCGCGCCGCGTTGGAATGCCGTCGTCGACTCGTAACCGGCTGTTCACCCTACGATAGACGTTTCGTCCATTTCGCGCCCTAGCTTTGGATGCATCGTCCACAACCGCAGGGAGCGCACATGGCACCGAGCATCGTCTTCGACTTCGACGGCACACTGGCCATCGGTCACGGCCCCGTCCGCGCCTACGCGGCCTGCGTGGCCCAGGCCGCTCCGGTGGGATCCGGTTTCGTCGCACGCGTCGATGCCGAACTCGCGCGGTACGACTCCGGCGAGAGCGCGTACCGCGACGGCTACGACATCGTCGGATCGCTGGGCGAAGCCTCCGGCGCGAGCGGCGACGCCCTCCGCGCGGCCTACGCGCGAAGCCGCGCCCGGCTCGGCACCGACCTCGCGGTCGTGCACACCATCGACGGCCTCGACGCCGCGCTCGAGGCGCTCGGCCGATCCGCCCGCCTCGTGCTCGCCACGAACGCCCCCGAGACCGGCGTCGACGCCGTGCTCGACGCGTGGGGCGTGCGGTCGCGCTTCGACGAGCTCCACTTCACGGTCGGCAAGCCGGCGGGCCTCGAACCCCTCATCGACCGTCTCATCGCGGACGGCCCCGTGCTCGCGATCGGCGACATCTATGCGTTCGACCTCGCACCGGCCGCAGCGCGCGGCGCCGACACGGCGCTCGTCGGCGCGACCGCCGAGGCCTCCCCGGCTCCGGTGACGATGCGCGGGCGCTCGCTCGCCGACCTCGTCCCCGACATCCAGACCTGGGCCGCGACCGCGGCTTCCAGCACCTCCGCGCCGCTCGGCGCGGGATCCGGCATCGAAAGGTAACCACACCCATGCGTTCATCCGCTCTCGCAGTAGGCGCCCTCACCGTCGCCGCGCTCGGTCTCGCCGGCTGCAGCGCCACCGACTCGTCGGCGACCTCCGCCGACGATGCGCAGGCCTGGCCCGACTCCATCACCCTCTCCCTCGTGCCGTCGGTCGAGGGAGAAGACCTCGCCGAGGCGCTCGATCCGCTCACCGCCTACCTCTCCGACGGGCTCGGCATCGAGGTCGAGGGCGTCGTCGCGAGCGACTACGCCGCGACCGTCGAAGCGCTCGGCGCCGATCAGGCCCAGGTCGTCATCACCGACGCCGGCTCGCTCTACAACGCCATCGAGCAGTACGACGCCGAGCTCGTGCTGCGCGACGTGCGCTTCGGCGCCACCTCGTATGCCGCGGTCGCCTACACGAACAACCCCGACAAGTACTGCGCCGACGAACCGGTCATGGCGACCTACGCCGCGAGCGACATCGAGCTGTCGTACTGCAACGGCATCGAGGAGGCGGGCGCCGAGGCGACCGGATCCGGCCCCGCGGGCATCGACGCGCTCGAGAAGATCGACGCGGGCACGAAGGTCGCGCTGCAGGCGGCCACCTCGCCCGCCGGCTACCAGTACCCCGTGGTCGCCATGCGCGACGCGGGCATCGACACCGACGCCGACATCGAGCAGGTGCCGGTCGAGGGCAACAACAACGCGGTGCTCGCGGTCGCGAACGGCGACGCCGAGGTGAGCTTCGGATACTGGGACGCGCGCACCACCGTCACCGCCGAGGCGCCCGACGTCGCGGAGAAGGTCACGGCGTTCGCCTACACCGAGATGATCCCGAACGGCGGCGTCGCCGTCGCCCCGACGCTGCCCGACGATCTCGTCGCACAGCTCACCGAGCTCATGGCCGACTACGCCGGCTCCTCTGACGAGGCCGCGACCGTGATGTTCGACCTCGTCGGGCTGTCGGGCTGGACCGCAGAGACGGCCGACGAGGAGATCGCGCGCTACGGCGAGATCCTGGGCGAGTTCTCCAACTGATCCGCACGGAAACCATGTCACTCTCACACGACGGGCGCCATGAGGCGAGCGAGCGGCACGTGCCGAACGCCGCCTCGTGGGGCATCGCCCTCGACCGCGTCTCGGTCACCTACCCCAACGGCACCCGCGCCCTGCACGAGGTCACGCTGCAGATCGAGCCGGGTGAGATGGTCTCGATCGTGGGGCTCTCCGGATCGGGCAAGTCGACCCTCATCCGCACCATCAACGGCCTCGTCGCCGTGACCGGGGGCAGCGCGACCGTCGGCCCGTATCGCGTCTCCGGCCTGCGCGGCGGCGCCCTGCGCGAGGCGCGCGGCCACATCGGCATGATCTTCCAGGCCTTCAACCTCGCCGAGCGCGCGAGCGTCTACCGCAACACCCTGGTCGGTCGGTTCGCGCACTCCCCGGCCTTCCGCACCCTGCTCGGTCTGCCGAGCGCGGAGGATCGCGAGATCGCACTCCGGGCGCTCGACTCCGTCGGCATCCTCGACAAGGTGTGGCACCGCGCGGGCGCGCTCTCGGGCGGCCAGAAGCAGCGCGTCGCCATCGCCCGGGCCCTGTCGCAGGAGCCCAGCGTCATGCTCGCCGACGAGCCCGTCGCGAGTCTCGATCCGCCCACCGCCCACGCGGTGATGGCCGATCTCGAGCGCATCAACGCGGAGCGCGGCCTGACGGTGCTCGTGAACATCCACCTGATGGATCTCGCGCGCCAGTACACGCGCCGCATGATCGGTCTGCGCGACGGGCGCGTGGTGTACGACGGACCGGCGGCGGCCGCGACCGACGCCGATTTCGAGCAGATCTACGGCCGTCCCATTCAGCCGCGCGACCGCCTCGGAGCCCGCGCATGAGCGCCGCACCGCGGGCGGCTCGGGCGGCGCGGGCGGCGGCCTCGAGCGCCGCGATCCCGACCCGGCTCGACCTGCCGCCGAAACCGCGCAACGGGCTGCGCACGGTGCTGATCTCGGCCGCGGTCGCGGCGTTCACCGTCGCGACGTGCGTCCCGGCGATCGGCGGGATCGAACTCGACCTCGCCGCGATCGTGCAGCACTGGCGCAACGGCGTGACGAAGCTCGTGCAGCTGGCCCAGCCGAATCTCGCGTTCCTGCCCCGCACCTGGGCTCCGCTGCTCGAGACCCTGCAGATGGCGCTGGTCGGCGCCGTCGCGGCGGCGCTCTGCTCGATTCCGCTCACCCTCTGGGCGGCAGCGCCCACCAACCCGAATCGTCTCACGCGCGCACTCGTGCGCACCGTCAACAACATCAACCGCGCGGTACCCGACCTGGTGTTCGCCACCGTGCTCGTCGCAATGGTGGGGGTGGGCGCGCTGCCCGGGGTCGTCACCCTCTTCCTCTTCAACATCGGGGTCGTGGTCAAACTCGTCTCCGAGGCGATCGACGCCGCCGACCATCGGTACATGGAAGCCGGCCGGGCCGCCGGCGGCACGCAATTCCAGATCAACCGGGCCACGGCGCTCCCGCAGGCGTGGCCGCTGTTCACGAACCAGTGGCTCTACGCCCTCGAGCTCAACGTGCGCATCTCGGCCATCCTCGGCATCGTGGGCGCGGGCGGCATCGGCCGGCTGCTCGACGAGCGCCGCGCCTTCTACGCCTACTCCGACGTCTCCGTCATCATCCTCGAGATCCTCGTCGTGGTCATCGCCATCGAGGCGCTCTCCAACCTGCTGCGCCGGAGGCTCGTATGACCGCGATGCTCGACGCGCCCGCCCCGGGCGCCCCCGCCGCCCGCGATCGCGCCCGCCTCGCGCTCCCGCCCAGGCCGTCCCGGCTCGCGGCGACCGTCTGGTCCGTCGCGGCCGCCGTCGTGGTGCTCGCCGCCGCGGGCTCGCTGCAGATCTCCTGGGGCGACCTCCCCGCCGTGCCCGGGCAGGTGGCCCACTACCTCCGGCTCATGTTCGAGGCGCCCAACTGGGAGAAGCTGCCGCGGGCGCTCTTCGAGACCTGGCGGTCGATCTCGATGGCGTGGATCGGCGCCATGCTGTGCGTGCTGATCTCCATCCCGCTCGGCATGCTCGCCGCGAACGGCGTCGGGCCGCTCTGGCTCCGCGCGATCCTGCGGGGCGTCTTCGCCGTGCTGCGCGCCGTGCCCGAGGTGATCGTCGCCCTCGTGCTGCTCACCGTGACCGGGCTCACCCCGCTGACCGGAGCGCTCGCACTCGCGATCGCCGGCATCGGCACGCAGGGCAAATGGGTGTACGAGACCGTGGAGTCGGCGCAGGAGGGAGCCGTCGAGGCGGTGCGGGCGGCGGGGGGCAGCACCGCGGAGGTGACGCGATGGGCGATCTGGCCGGCCGTCGCCCCGGCGCTGCTCTCGTTCGCGCTGTACCGGTTCGAGATCAACATCCGCACCTCGGCCGTGCTCGGCCTCGTGGGCGCGGGCGGCATCGGAAGTATGCTGTCGAACTACACCAACTATCGGCAGTGGGACACCGTCGGCATGCTGCTCATCGTGGTCATCGCCGCGACGATGCTGATGGATGCGATCTCGGGGGCGATCCGTCGCCGCATCATGAACGGAACCGGATGACCACGACCTGGCAGGGACACCCCGACGCACGGCCCAGCGTGCGCATCGCCTCGCTGGCACCGGCGCTGCAGCGCACGGAGCGGCGCGTCGTCGAGGCCATCGCCGCAGATCGCGATGGGGCCGTCGCCTGCACGGCGCAGGCCCTCGCCGAACGCGTGGGAGTGGGGCGCACCACCGTGATCCGGGCGGCGCAGTCGCTCGGATACGACGGGTATCCGCAGCTGCGGGTCGCGCTCGTGCAGGAGCTCGCGCTCGAGAGCGCCGCGGCGGGTGTCGGGGCCGGCGCTGGTGCAGGGGGTGGTGCCGGTGCCGGGGCCGCCGGGGGTGGCGGTGGTGCCGGGGCTGCCGGTGGCGGAGCGAACGGCGCCGGTGCCGCGGGGGCCGGGGAGCTCGGCGATGCCACGATCCTGAGCGCGCTCCGGGCGAGGATCGCGCGACTCGCCGCCCGGCTCGACGACACGCTGGCGGCGCTCACGCCCGAGGCGGTCGACGCCTTCGTGCATGCGCTCGACTCGGCCGACCGGCTCCTCGTCGTGGCGAACGGGCTGTCGAGCCCGCTCGGCCTCGACTTCGCGATGCGGCTCGCCTCGGCGGGGCGGCCGGTGGAGCAGTTCGCCGATGCCATAGCGCAGCAGATCGCCGCCCGGCAGCTCGGCGCGGGGTCGGTGTGCGTCGCGTTCTCGGGGTCGGGTGCGAACCGTGCGACGCTCGAGGCGATGAGCGCCGCTCGCGCGAGCGGGGCGCAGGTGCTCGCGGTCACGTCGTTCGCGCGATCGGCGGTCGAGCAGCGGTCGGATGTCGC
It encodes the following:
- the phnE gene encoding phosphonate ABC transporter, permease protein PhnE, which encodes MSAAPRAARAARAAASSAAIPTRLDLPPKPRNGLRTVLISAAVAAFTVATCVPAIGGIELDLAAIVQHWRNGVTKLVQLAQPNLAFLPRTWAPLLETLQMALVGAVAAALCSIPLTLWAAAPTNPNRLTRALVRTVNNINRAVPDLVFATVLVAMVGVGALPGVVTLFLFNIGVVVKLVSEAIDAADHRYMEAGRAAGGTQFQINRATALPQAWPLFTNQWLYALELNVRISAILGIVGAGGIGRLLDERRAFYAYSDVSVIILEILVVVIAIEALSNLLRRRLV
- the phnC gene encoding phosphonate ABC transporter ATP-binding protein, which gives rise to MSLSHDGRHEASERHVPNAASWGIALDRVSVTYPNGTRALHEVTLQIEPGEMVSIVGLSGSGKSTLIRTINGLVAVTGGSATVGPYRVSGLRGGALREARGHIGMIFQAFNLAERASVYRNTLVGRFAHSPAFRTLLGLPSAEDREIALRALDSVGILDKVWHRAGALSGGQKQRVAIARALSQEPSVMLADEPVASLDPPTAHAVMADLERINAERGLTVLVNIHLMDLARQYTRRMIGLRDGRVVYDGPAAAATDADFEQIYGRPIQPRDRLGARA
- a CDS encoding MurR/RpiR family transcriptional regulator; its protein translation is MTTTWQGHPDARPSVRIASLAPALQRTERRVVEAIAADRDGAVACTAQALAERVGVGRTTVIRAAQSLGYDGYPQLRVALVQELALESAAAGVGAGAGAGGGAGAGAAGGGGGAGAAGGGANGAGAAGAGELGDATILSALRARIARLAARLDDTLAALTPEAVDAFVHALDSADRLLVVANGLSSPLGLDFAMRLASAGRPVEQFADAIAQQIAARQLGAGSVCVAFSGSGANRATLEAMSAARASGAQVLAVTSFARSAVEQRSDVALVVPPVGGSFHDELIHTSRAALMLLTEHLVDALVEMRGDRGREARAAVLTVLAGALEG
- the phnD gene encoding phosphate/phosphite/phosphonate ABC transporter substrate-binding protein; this encodes MRSSALAVGALTVAALGLAGCSATDSSATSADDAQAWPDSITLSLVPSVEGEDLAEALDPLTAYLSDGLGIEVEGVVASDYAATVEALGADQAQVVITDAGSLYNAIEQYDAELVLRDVRFGATSYAAVAYTNNPDKYCADEPVMATYAASDIELSYCNGIEEAGAEATGSGPAGIDALEKIDAGTKVALQAATSPAGYQYPVVAMRDAGIDTDADIEQVPVEGNNNAVLAVANGDAEVSFGYWDARTTVTAEAPDVAEKVTAFAYTEMIPNGGVAVAPTLPDDLVAQLTELMADYAGSSDEAATVMFDLVGLSGWTAETADEEIARYGEILGEFSN
- the phnE gene encoding phosphonate ABC transporter, permease protein PhnE, yielding MTAMLDAPAPGAPAARDRARLALPPRPSRLAATVWSVAAAVVVLAAAGSLQISWGDLPAVPGQVAHYLRLMFEAPNWEKLPRALFETWRSISMAWIGAMLCVLISIPLGMLAANGVGPLWLRAILRGVFAVLRAVPEVIVALVLLTVTGLTPLTGALALAIAGIGTQGKWVYETVESAQEGAVEAVRAAGGSTAEVTRWAIWPAVAPALLSFALYRFEINIRTSAVLGLVGAGGIGSMLSNYTNYRQWDTVGMLLIVVIAATMLMDAISGAIRRRIMNGTG
- a CDS encoding HAD family hydrolase; its protein translation is MAPSIVFDFDGTLAIGHGPVRAYAACVAQAAPVGSGFVARVDAELARYDSGESAYRDGYDIVGSLGEASGASGDALRAAYARSRARLGTDLAVVHTIDGLDAALEALGRSARLVLATNAPETGVDAVLDAWGVRSRFDELHFTVGKPAGLEPLIDRLIADGPVLAIGDIYAFDLAPAAARGADTALVGATAEASPAPVTMRGRSLADLVPDIQTWAATAASSTSAPLGAGSGIER